The segment GGCCATCGCACAGCAGGGTGGCCGAGAGAATCGGCAGGGCCGAGTTCTTCGCGCCGGAGATGCGGATCTCGCCATCGAGGCGGGCACCGCCGGTGATAATCAGTTTGTCCATACGTGTCTCGCCGCCAAGTTGGCTCAGGTGCGCTCAGCCCAGGCTGCGCTGCTGAAGAATTTCATGGTTACCGCGTGGATGGCGCCGTTGGCGATCCACGGATTGAGGTGAGCGTAGATCGCCTGCTGACGCTTGACCGGGCTCAGGCCGGCGAGCTCGTCGCTGATCACGTTCAACTGGAAGTTGCAGCCTTCGCCTTCAACTTCAACCCGGGAACCGGGCAATTTTTCTTCCAGAAAGCTTTTGACTTCTACGGCCTGCATGCTCAACCTCGATCGGCGCCCAACGCGCGCGGGTCGGCCATCATACAAAAAAGCCCCTCGCCTGCGAAGCCCATGACGGGGCGCGCTGACCGAGGGGCCTTCACCTTCGGGCAGGCCATCAACCTGCCAGCACTTCATCAAGGTCGTAGACCTCGGCAATTTCGCGCATGTCGCTGGGCATGCCGCGCACCTCGCAGGCCTTGCCGGCGGCTTGTGCATCACGCATGAACGCCAACAACAGCGACAACCCGACACTGCTCGACTTGACCACCGCGGTGCAGTCGAGCACCAGGTGCGACTCGCGGCTGGCGGCGATCAACGCCTTGCCCTGCTTGCGCAGAGCCGGGCCGCTGCGGTAGTCGAGCACGCCGGCCAACGCCAGCACGCCCGGCTCGGCCATGCTTACCCCGGCCTCGCTCATTTGACTTCCTTGTCCGGCGACTGGTCGGCGGTCTGCTTGGCCTTGGCCACTTCGCCGGCCCAACCGTCGATGGTCTTGTCCAGGTCATTGCCGTTGCGCTGCATGGCGTCGGCGAACTGGTCACGGAACAGCTTGCCGATGTTGATGCCGTTGACGATGACGTTGCGTACCTTCCACTCACCACCGATCTTCTGCATGGTGTACTGCACCGGGTAGACCGCGCCGTTGTTGCCAGTCACCTTCATGCCGACGCTGCTGCGGTCGCCGTCTTCAGGCTTGGCCGGGTCGACGGTGATGCCCTGGTTGTTGTATTCGAGCAGCGCGTTGCCATAGAACTGCATCAGGCTGCGCTTGAAGTTTTCCTGGAAGCGCTGCATCTGCGCAGGGGTGGCCTTGCGCGAATACTTGACGGTCATGATGCTTTTCGAAATGCCGTCGGCATCGACCACCGGGCCGAGGTTGCTGTTAAGCGCGTTGTAGAACGCCTCGGGGTTGGCCTTGTACTGCTCTTTGTTGGCTTTGAGGTCGCTGAGCAGTTGCGTGGTGGTGGTCTGGATGACATCACGGGCAGACTGCCCTGGCGCGGCCAGGGCCATCAGGGGGAAGGCCGCCAGCAGGACCAGCAGGCCACGTCGCAGGATGGAAATCATGGAGACTCCTTAATTAGCCGGTTGTGCTTCTTTCGGTTCCTTGCCCACCGAGTTGAGCAGGAACTTGCCGATCAGGTCTTCCAGCACCAGCGCCGACTGGGTGTCGTGGATGGTGCTGCCATCCTTGAGTACCGCGTCTTCACCGCCCACGCTGATACCGATGTACTTCTCGCCCAAAAGGCCTGCGGTCAGGATCGAGGCAGTGGAGTCGGTCGGCAGGTTGTCGACGTTCTTGTTCAGCTGCAACGTGACCCGGCCAGTGTACGAGTCGCGGTCCAGATCGATTGCCGTGACCTTGCCGATTGTCACACCGGCCATGGTCACCTTAGCTCTGACAGTCAAACCGGCGATATTGTCGAAGTACGCATAAACTTTGTACGTGTCGCTGCTCGGGCTGGCCGACAGCCCGCTGACACGCAGGGCCAGCAGCAGCAGCGCCAGGATCCCGGCCAGGAGGAACAGGCCGACACCGATTTCCAGGGTGCGGTTTTGCATCAGAAATCTCCAAACATCAAGGCGGTCAGAATAAAGTCCAGACCCAGCACTGCCAATGAGGCATAAACCACGGTCCTGGTGGTGGCACGGCTGATCCCTTCTGAGGTGGGCTCACAGTCATACCCCTGGAATACGGCGATCCAGGTGACGACGAAGGCGAACACCAGGCTCTTGATCAGCCCGTTGAGCACGTCGTCGCTGAACGAAACGCTGTTTTGCATGTTGGCCCAGAACGAGCCCTCGTAGACCCCCAGCCAGTCCACGGCCACCCACGAGCCACCCCAGATGCCCACCACGCTGAAGATCAGCGCCAGCAGCGGCAACGAGATGAAACCGGCCCACAGGCGCGGGGCGACGATGTACTTGAGCGGGTCGACGCCGATCATCTCCAGGCTCGACAACTGCTCGGTGGACTTCATGTTGCCGATTTCGGCAGTCAGCGCAGAACCGGCACGGCCAGCGAACAGCAGCGCGGTGACTACCGGCCCCAGTTCACGCAGCAGGGTCAGGGCAACCATCTGGCCCACCGCCTGCTCCGAGCCGTATTTGGTGAGGATGCTGTAGCCCTGCAGGGCCAGCACCATGCCAATGAACACGCCGGACACGACGATGATCGCCAGCGACAGCACACCCACCGAGTAAAGCTGCTTGGTCAGCAACTGGAAGCTGCCGCCGATGCCGCCGCGGCCGATCAGGGCATGGCCGAGGAACAGGCAGGAGCGCCCGAGCACGGCCAGCACGTCGATGGCGGCGCGGCCAAACAGGCGAATACGTTCAAGAATGGATTTTCTGCGCATCAACGCGCCCCCAACAGGTCGGCGCGGTAGTCAGGCGCAGGGAAGTGGAACGGGACCGGGCCATCCGGGTCGCCCTTCATGAACTGGCGAATACGCGGGTTGTCCGAGCCCATCAGCTCGTCCGGCGTACCCTGACCCAGCACCTGGCCGTCACCCACCACATAGATGTAGTCGGCGATGCTGGCAGTTTCTGCAAGGTCATGGGAAACAACGATGCTGGTGATACCCAGGGCATCGTTGAGCAGCCGGATAAGACGCACCAGCACACCCATGGCGATCGGGTCCTGGCCGACGAACGGCTCGTCGTACATGAGGATCTGCGGGTCCAGGGCAATCGCCCGGGCCAGTGCCACACGGCGCTTCATGCCACCGGACAACTCATCGGGCATCAGGTCGATGGCGCCACGCAGGCCCACGGCCTGCAGCTTCATCAGAACGATGTCACGGATCATCTCGTCCGAAAGCCCGGTGTGCACCCGCAGCGGAAAAGCGACGTTCTCGAACACATCGAGGTCGGTGAACAGGGCACCGCTCTGGAACAACACACCCATTTGTTTGCGGGCGTCGAACAGGTCGCCGCGGGACAACGCGGGCAGGTTCTGCCCGTTGACCCACACTTCGCCGCCTGACGGGCGCAACTGTGCGCCCATCAGGCGCAGCAAGGTGGTCTTGCCGCAGCCCGACGGGCCCATGATGCCGGTGACCTTGCCGCGGGGAATGCGGATGTCCACGTTGCTGAAAATGCTGCGCGAACCGCGCTTGAAGGAGACGCCCTTCAACTCGACCGCGTAGGCGCTATCCACACTCATCTAGACTCCTTGCAGTGCAGCCTCGTCTCCATGGACGCCTGCCTCCATCTTGAAGGCACACTGGTTCCCCGGCGGGCCGAATAGCGGCGAACTATAGCACCGCTGGTACGCCCGCCCCAAGGCCGTCACCCGACTCGTTCAGGGCACAGACAGACTTGCGCGACATGCATATGACATTCGAAGGATGAGCCTTTCACACATTGCGGCTATAATCGCCGCCTTTTCATCAGGCATTGCGTTTTCGACATGAGCCAATCCAGCGAGCTGATCCAATCCGCCCAGCGCACCCTGCGCCTCGAACTCGAGGCCGTGGAGGCCCTGCTGGCCCGCATCGACGGTGATTTCGTCAAGGCCTGCGAGCTGATCCTGGCCAGCAAGGGCCGGGTGGTGGTGGTTGGCATGGGCAAGTCCGGGCATATCGGCAACAAGATCGCCGCCACCCTGGCCAGCACCGGCACCCCATCGTTCTTCGTCCACCCGGCCGAAGCCAGCCATGGCGACATGGGCATGATCACCCGCGACGATGTCATCCTGGCCCTGTCCAACTCGGGCAGCACCGCCGAGATCGTCACCCTGCTGCCGCTGATCAAGCGCCTGGGCATCCAGATGATCAGCCTGACCGGCAACCCCGACTCGCCTCTGGCCCAGGCCGCCGAGGTCAACCTCGACGCCGCGGTGGCGCAGGAAGCCTGCCCGCTGAACCTGGCCCCGACCTCCTCCACCACGGCCGCGCTGGTGCTGGGCGATGCACTGGCCATCGCCCTGCTCGAGGCCCGTGGCTTCACCGCCGAGGACTTCGCCTTCTCGCACCCCGGCGGTGCCCTGGGCCGCCGCCTGCTGTTGAAGGTGGAAAACGTGATGCACAGCGGCGACGAACTGCCCCAGGTGCAGCGTGGCACGCTACTCAAAGACGCCCTGCTTGAAATGTCCCGCAAAGGTCTGGGCATGACCGTGGTGCTGGAGCAAGACGGTACACTGGCCGGCGTGTTCACCGACGGTGACCTGCGCCGCAGCCTGGACCGCAACATCGACGTGCACAAGACCCTCATCGACCAGGTGATGACTGTGCACGGCAAGACCGCCCGCGCCGAGATGCTCGCCGCCGAGGCACTGAAAATCATGGAAGACCACAAGATCAGCGCCCTCGTGGTCGTCGACCAGGCCGACCGCCCTACCGGCGCCCTGAACATGCACGACCTGCTGCGCGCCGGAGTGATGTAAATGAACCAGGACCTGATGCAACGCGCCAAGGCCATCAAGCTGGCGGTGTTCGACGTCGACGGCGTGCTCACCGACGGGCGCCTGTACTTCCTTGAAGACGGCAGCGAGTTCAAGACCTTCAACACCCTCGACGGCCATGGCATCAAGATGCTCATGGCCTCGGGCGTGACCACCGCGATCATCAGCGGGCGCAAGACCCCGGTGGTCGAGCGTCGGGCGCAGAACCTGGGCATCCCGCACCTGTTCCAGGGCCGTGAGGACAAAATGGTGGTGCTCGACGGCCTGCTGGCCGAACTCAAACTAAGCTACGAGCAAGTCGCCTACTTGGGCGACGACCTGCCCGACCTGCCGGTGATCCGCCGGGTAGGCCTGGGCATGGCGGTGCAAAATGCCGCCTCGTTCGTGCGCGAGCACGCCCATGGCGTCACCCAGGCACGCGGCGGCGAAGGCGCCGCCCGCGAGTTCTGCGAACTGATCATGCAGGCCCAGGGCACCCTGGACGCTGCCAACGCTCACTACCTGTAAGGCCGCCCATGCTCAGCAAGAAGGTCAAGAACTTCGCCGTACTCGGCGCCATCGCCGCCGTACTGGTGGCGGTCGGCTACTGGAACGTCAGCCCCGAAAGCTTCCTCGACAAGCCGGCCGCACAGGTCGACGAGAGCGCCATCGACTACTACGCGATCAACGCCCACAGCGTGCAGTACACCCCGGAAGGCCAGCTGCAGTACGAAATGACCGCCGACAAGGTCGAGCACATGAAGGCCAGCGAAGTCACCCTGGTGACCACGCCCGACCTGCACCTGTACCGTGGTACCCAGTTCCCGTGGCACGTGCAGAGCAAAACCGCCGAGGTCAACCCGGACGGCACCGAGGTCGAGCTGATCGACGCCGTGCGCGTGGCGCGCACCGACGAAAAGAAGCGTGAAACCATCATCACCACCACCCGCATGACCGTGTTCCCGCAGAAGGAATATGCGCAGACCGAGCAAGCCGTTAGAATCGACGGCGCCGGTGGCACAACTACGGGCAAAGGAATGAAAGCGTATTTGAAAGAAGGCAGGATGGACCTGCTCTCTAACGTAAGAGGACAGTATGAGGCTCGTTAAAACCATCCCCCTTCTGCTCAGCCTGGGCGTTGCACTGGGAAGCGCGAGCGCCTTCGCCCTGCCGAACGACCGTGACCAGCCGATCCGCATCCAGGCGGACAACGCCCACCTGGACGACAAGCAAGGCGTGGCCACCTACACTGGCGACGTGATCATCACCCAGGGCTCGATGATGATCAAAGGCAACACCGTGACCATGACCCGCTCGGCCAACGGCGACATCGACGTGGTCACCTCGGTGGGCAACCTGGCCTACTTCGAGCAGCAGCAGAGCGCCGCCAAGACGGACAAGATGAAAGGCTGGGCCGTGACCATCCAGTACCAGGCGCAAAAAGACCTGGTGGTGCTCACCGACCGCGCCAAGGTGGAGAACGAAGGCAACACCACCGAAGGCGAGAAGATCGTCTACAACACCAAGACTCAAGTCGCCACCGCCGGTCGCGGCGGCAACGTGACTGCACCACGTCAGCGCATCGACATGGTCATTCAACCGAAGAAAAAGGCCGAGTAAATGGCAACCCTCAAAGCCCAGCACCTGGCCAAGAGCTACAAGGGCCGGCAAGTCGTCCGCGATGTCAGCCTGTCCATCGACAGCGGCCAGATCGTCGGCCTGCTCGGCCCCAACGGCGCCGGCAAGACCACTTGCTTCTACATGATCGTCGGCCTGGTCCAGGCCGATCAGGGCCGCGTACTGATCGACAGCCACGACGTCAGCCACCAGCCCATGCACGGCCGTGCCCAGGCCGGCATCGGCTACCTGCCGCAGGAAGCCTCGATCTTCCGCAAGCTGTCGGTGGCCGACAACATCATGGCCATCCTCGAGACCCGCAAGGACCTCGACCGCGAAGGCCGGCGCAAGGAGCTGGAAAGCCTGCTGCAGGAGTTCCACATCAGCCACATCCGCGACAACCTCGGCATGAGCCTGTCCGGCGGTGAACGCCGCCGTGTCGAGATCGCCCGCGCCCTGGCCACCGCCCCCAAGTTCATCCTGCTGGACGAACCTTTTGCCGGCGTCGACCCGATTTCCGTGGGCGACATCAAGCAGATCATCCACCACCTCAAGAACAAGGGCATCGGTGTACTGATCACCGACCACAACGTTCGCGAAACCCTGGATATCTGCGAAACCGCTTACATCGTCAACGACGGCCAGCTGATCGCCGAAGGCGATGCCGAGACCATCCTGGCCAACCAGCTGGTCAAGGAAGTCTACCTGGGTCACGAGTTCCGCCTCTGACCCTGGTCTGCCCGGAGCACTGGCGTACCGAGCCATCGCAGGCTTAAGTGTTACAGTGCTCTAGGCAAACGCTGCATTTTCAGGCATATAACTTGCTTAAAATCGGCGCCCAAGCGCCCTACATGTAGTGGATGGCGCATGCGCGCCGGCGAACAAGGTATTAAGCCCCAGCCATGAAACCATCGCTCGTCCTAAAAATGGGCCAGCAACTGACGATGACCCCGCAGTTGCAACAGGCCATCCGTCTGCTCCAGCTCTCCACCCTGGACCTCCAGCAGGAAATCCAGGAAGCGCTGGAGTCGAACCCGATGCTCGAACGTCAGGAAGACGGCGACGATTTCGACAACAGCGACCCGATGGCGGACAACGCCGAGAACAAGCCGGTCGCCGAAGTCCAGGACACCAGCTTCCAGGAGGCCGCCAGCAACAATAGCGAGCAACTCGAAGACGGCGAGTGGGCCGAACGCATCCCCAACGAACTGCCGGTCGACACTGCCTGGGAAGACATCTACCAGACCAGCGCCAGCAGCCTGCCCAGCAACGATGACGATGAGTGGGACTTCACCACCCGCACCTCGGTAGGCGAAAGCCTGCAAAGCCACCTGCTGTGGCAGCT is part of the Pseudomonas fakonensis genome and harbors:
- the lptA gene encoding lipopolysaccharide transport periplasmic protein LptA — encoded protein: MRLVKTIPLLLSLGVALGSASAFALPNDRDQPIRIQADNAHLDDKQGVATYTGDVIITQGSMMIKGNTVTMTRSANGDIDVVTSVGNLAYFEQQQSAAKTDKMKGWAVTIQYQAQKDLVVLTDRAKVENEGNTTEGEKIVYNTKTQVATAGRGGNVTAPRQRIDMVIQPKKKAE
- the lptB gene encoding LPS export ABC transporter ATP-binding protein, with protein sequence MATLKAQHLAKSYKGRQVVRDVSLSIDSGQIVGLLGPNGAGKTTCFYMIVGLVQADQGRVLIDSHDVSHQPMHGRAQAGIGYLPQEASIFRKLSVADNIMAILETRKDLDREGRRKELESLLQEFHISHIRDNLGMSLSGGERRRVEIARALATAPKFILLDEPFAGVDPISVGDIKQIIHHLKNKGIGVLITDHNVRETLDICETAYIVNDGQLIAEGDAETILANQLVKEVYLGHEFRL
- a CDS encoding ATP-binding cassette domain-containing protein is translated as MSVDSAYAVELKGVSFKRGSRSIFSNVDIRIPRGKVTGIMGPSGCGKTTLLRLMGAQLRPSGGEVWVNGQNLPALSRGDLFDARKQMGVLFQSGALFTDLDVFENVAFPLRVHTGLSDEMIRDIVLMKLQAVGLRGAIDLMPDELSGGMKRRVALARAIALDPQILMYDEPFVGQDPIAMGVLVRLIRLLNDALGITSIVVSHDLAETASIADYIYVVGDGQVLGQGTPDELMGSDNPRIRQFMKGDPDGPVPFHFPAPDYRADLLGAR
- the mlaE gene encoding lipid asymmetry maintenance ABC transporter permease subunit MlaE, giving the protein MRRKSILERIRLFGRAAIDVLAVLGRSCLFLGHALIGRGGIGGSFQLLTKQLYSVGVLSLAIIVVSGVFIGMVLALQGYSILTKYGSEQAVGQMVALTLLRELGPVVTALLFAGRAGSALTAEIGNMKSTEQLSSLEMIGVDPLKYIVAPRLWAGFISLPLLALIFSVVGIWGGSWVAVDWLGVYEGSFWANMQNSVSFSDDVLNGLIKSLVFAFVVTWIAVFQGYDCEPTSEGISRATTRTVVYASLAVLGLDFILTALMFGDF
- a CDS encoding MlaC/ttg2D family ABC transporter substrate-binding protein, producing MISILRRGLLVLLAAFPLMALAAPGQSARDVIQTTTTQLLSDLKANKEQYKANPEAFYNALNSNLGPVVDADGISKSIMTVKYSRKATPAQMQRFQENFKRSLMQFYGNALLEYNNQGITVDPAKPEDGDRSSVGMKVTGNNGAVYPVQYTMQKIGGEWKVRNVIVNGINIGKLFRDQFADAMQRNGNDLDKTIDGWAGEVAKAKQTADQSPDKEVK
- a CDS encoding BolA family protein, coding for MQAVEVKSFLEEKLPGSRVEVEGEGCNFQLNVISDELAGLSPVKRQQAIYAHLNPWIANGAIHAVTMKFFSSAAWAERT
- a CDS encoding KdsC family phosphatase, which translates into the protein MNQDLMQRAKAIKLAVFDVDGVLTDGRLYFLEDGSEFKTFNTLDGHGIKMLMASGVTTAIISGRKTPVVERRAQNLGIPHLFQGREDKMVVLDGLLAELKLSYEQVAYLGDDLPDLPVIRRVGLGMAVQNAASFVREHAHGVTQARGGEGAAREFCELIMQAQGTLDAANAHYL
- the mlaD gene encoding outer membrane lipid asymmetry maintenance protein MlaD, encoding MQNRTLEIGVGLFLLAGILALLLLALRVSGLSASPSSDTYKVYAYFDNIAGLTVRAKVTMAGVTIGKVTAIDLDRDSYTGRVTLQLNKNVDNLPTDSTASILTAGLLGEKYIGISVGGEDAVLKDGSTIHDTQSALVLEDLIGKFLLNSVGKEPKEAQPAN
- a CDS encoding STAS domain-containing protein is translated as MSEAGVSMAEPGVLALAGVLDYRSGPALRKQGKALIAASRESHLVLDCTAVVKSSSVGLSLLLAFMRDAQAAGKACEVRGMPSDMREIAEVYDLDEVLAG
- a CDS encoding KpsF/GutQ family sugar-phosphate isomerase yields the protein MSQSSELIQSAQRTLRLELEAVEALLARIDGDFVKACELILASKGRVVVVGMGKSGHIGNKIAATLASTGTPSFFVHPAEASHGDMGMITRDDVILALSNSGSTAEIVTLLPLIKRLGIQMISLTGNPDSPLAQAAEVNLDAAVAQEACPLNLAPTSSTTAALVLGDALAIALLEARGFTAEDFAFSHPGGALGRRLLLKVENVMHSGDELPQVQRGTLLKDALLEMSRKGLGMTVVLEQDGTLAGVFTDGDLRRSLDRNIDVHKTLIDQVMTVHGKTARAEMLAAEALKIMEDHKISALVVVDQADRPTGALNMHDLLRAGVM
- the lptC gene encoding LPS export ABC transporter periplasmic protein LptC, with product MLSKKVKNFAVLGAIAAVLVAVGYWNVSPESFLDKPAAQVDESAIDYYAINAHSVQYTPEGQLQYEMTADKVEHMKASEVTLVTTPDLHLYRGTQFPWHVQSKTAEVNPDGTEVELIDAVRVARTDEKKRETIITTTRMTVFPQKEYAQTEQAVRIDGAGGTTTGKGMKAYLKEGRMDLLSNVRGQYEAR